Proteins co-encoded in one Actinomycetota bacterium genomic window:
- a CDS encoding nucleotidyltransferase family protein, whose translation MISGIVLAGGTSSRLGRPKQLLVLGGKPLLQHTLDAAAEAGLDEIVVVLGHMAPEVGSVLALPAGARTVVNPDYATGQASSLRTGLAAASAESDAAVVLLGDQPGMPASTIAAVAGGFRAGHGPIVQASYRGTPSHPVLFARSVWPDLMAVTGDQGAREVIKAHRDWVYRVPVDAEIPPDLDTLEDYRRLAGG comes from the coding sequence GTGATCTCGGGGATCGTGCTGGCCGGCGGGACGTCATCCCGCCTCGGCCGGCCCAAGCAGTTGCTGGTGCTGGGCGGCAAGCCGCTCCTCCAACACACGCTGGATGCCGCGGCGGAGGCCGGGCTGGACGAGATCGTGGTGGTGTTGGGCCACATGGCCCCGGAGGTCGGCTCGGTGCTGGCACTGCCGGCGGGCGCCCGCACGGTGGTGAACCCGGACTACGCCACCGGGCAGGCGAGTTCGCTGCGCACCGGGCTGGCGGCGGCGTCGGCGGAGTCGGACGCCGCGGTGGTGCTCCTCGGCGACCAGCCCGGGATGCCGGCATCGACCATCGCCGCGGTGGCGGGCGGCTTCCGGGCGGGGCACGGCCCCATCGTGCAGGCCAGCTACCGGGGAACGCCCAGCCACCCGGTCCTGTTTGCCCGCTCGGTGTGGCCCGACCTGATGGCAGTGACCGGCGACCAGGGGGCCCGGGAGGTCATCAAGGCGCACCGGGACTGGGTGTACCGGGTCCCGGTGGATGCCGAGATCCCGCCCGACCTCGACACCCTGGAGGACTACCGGCGCCTGGCCGGGGGGTGA
- a CDS encoding SRPBCC family protein, with protein MGVVIDNEFTIPAPVDTVWKYMNDFPRVAKCMPGAEIVSATDRQVKGRVKVSMGPLKLAFGGVIDIQEKNEGAHRVVMVATGAEEKGKGQASAKVTSTMVAAGGGTTVRLNQDINMTGAIAQYGRGMMVDVIGALMKQFAACAAADIKGGGVGGGKAGKAPKAMSGFSLMLLSAKAFFKNLFKFGKK; from the coding sequence ATGGGAGTAGTCATCGACAACGAGTTCACCATTCCAGCACCGGTGGACACGGTATGGAAGTACATGAACGACTTCCCGCGGGTGGCCAAGTGCATGCCCGGGGCTGAGATCGTGTCGGCCACCGACCGTCAGGTCAAGGGCCGGGTGAAGGTCTCGATGGGTCCGCTGAAGCTCGCCTTCGGGGGCGTCATCGACATCCAGGAGAAGAACGAAGGCGCCCACCGGGTGGTCATGGTGGCCACCGGCGCCGAGGAGAAGGGCAAGGGGCAGGCGTCCGCCAAGGTGACCTCCACCATGGTGGCGGCCGGCGGCGGCACCACCGTGCGCTTGAACCAGGACATCAACATGACGGGCGCCATCGCCCAGTACGGCCGCGGCATGATGGTTGACGTCATCGGCGCCCTGATGAAGCAGTTCGCCGCGTGCGCGGCCGCCGACATCAAAGGTGGCGGCGTGGGGGGCGGCAAGGCGGGCAAGGCGCCCAAGGCCATGAGCGGCTTCTCCCTCATGCTGCTCTCCGCCAAGGCGTTCTTCAAGAACCTGTTCAAGTTCGGCAAGAAGTAG
- a CDS encoding aerobic carbon-monoxide dehydrogenase large subunit, translating into MALDEIQIGGLGASRKRVEDARFIRGKGNYIDDFKLPGMLHMETLRAPIAHARITSLDTSKAWMTPGVHLVVTGEMAAQHNLAWMPTLSYDTQAVLVTDKVRFQGQEIACVVADDPYIAKDACEAITVEYDPLPPIVNPQQALAPGAPIIRDDKAGQTNNICYTWEVGDKENTERVFADPNLQIVSQDIYYPRTHACPIECNAIISDYNSATGKLTIYLTTQAPHIIRTAVALVAELPEHMIRVIAPDLGGGFGNKVPVYPSYVIAILASILLTRPVKWIEDKTGNLISSSFARDIYFHCDAAIRKDGKIQAVRIHADTDNGGFFSDAQPTKFKIGLFHSIFGCYDIPYGYMTAQGHYTNKAPGGVAYRCSFRITESMLFQERFMQTCAYEIGMDQAEFRRVNFVREFPHRTTFGFLLDSGDYDKCLDLGLEKIDYYGFLERQKQARSQGRLLGIGISTMSEPLGAGNSREYDIIGIKMFDSAELRVHPSGKAVLKIGSKTQGQGHETTFAQIVTHELGIPADDILVQHGDTDNTPFGMGTYASRSTPTAGAATAMVSRKVRAKAKKLAAHLLEVSEEDVEWELGRFYVRSAPNRGVTIQDCAFAAYTNMPDGLEPGLENNAYYDPPNMTWPFDVYITTVEVDPDTGEWDVLKFIGVDDCGVRINPMIVEAQLHGGLAEAFAMAYHQMITFDSQGNCIGANYMDYMIPTAWETPHFELYEVVTPSPHHPIGCKGIGECGCVGGPAAFVNAVVDAIAHLGVRNIDMPCLSSRVWEAMHYKHDVPGTPPLPGT; encoded by the coding sequence ATGGCATTAGACGAGATCCAGATCGGTGGCCTCGGCGCCAGCCGCAAGCGGGTCGAGGATGCGCGCTTCATCCGGGGCAAGGGCAACTACATCGACGACTTCAAGCTCCCCGGCATGCTCCACATGGAGACCCTGCGGGCGCCCATCGCGCACGCACGGATTACCTCACTGGACACCTCAAAGGCATGGATGACGCCGGGTGTGCACCTGGTCGTCACCGGTGAGATGGCTGCCCAGCACAACCTGGCGTGGATGCCGACTCTGAGCTACGACACCCAGGCCGTCCTGGTGACGGACAAGGTGCGCTTCCAGGGCCAGGAGATCGCCTGCGTTGTGGCCGACGACCCCTACATCGCCAAGGACGCATGCGAGGCGATCACGGTCGAGTACGACCCGCTTCCCCCGATCGTGAACCCGCAGCAGGCCCTCGCCCCCGGCGCCCCGATCATCCGGGACGACAAGGCAGGCCAGACCAACAACATCTGCTACACCTGGGAAGTGGGAGACAAGGAGAACACCGAGCGGGTGTTCGCCGACCCGAACCTGCAGATCGTCTCGCAGGACATCTACTACCCCCGCACCCACGCCTGCCCGATCGAGTGCAACGCGATCATCAGCGACTACAACTCCGCCACGGGCAAGCTGACCATCTACCTGACCACCCAGGCGCCGCACATCATCCGCACGGCTGTCGCCCTGGTGGCCGAGCTTCCCGAGCACATGATCCGGGTCATCGCCCCCGACCTCGGCGGCGGTTTCGGCAACAAGGTGCCGGTGTACCCCAGCTACGTCATCGCCATCCTGGCCTCCATCCTTCTCACCAGGCCGGTGAAGTGGATCGAGGACAAGACCGGCAACCTTATCTCGTCGTCGTTCGCCCGGGACATCTACTTCCACTGCGACGCCGCCATCCGCAAGGACGGCAAGATCCAGGCGGTGCGCATCCACGCCGACACCGACAACGGTGGGTTCTTCTCGGACGCCCAGCCGACCAAGTTCAAGATCGGCCTGTTCCACTCGATCTTCGGCTGCTACGACATCCCCTACGGCTACATGACCGCCCAGGGCCACTACACCAACAAGGCTCCCGGGGGTGTCGCCTACCGGTGCTCGTTCCGGATCACCGAGTCGATGCTGTTCCAGGAGCGCTTCATGCAGACCTGCGCCTACGAGATCGGCATGGACCAGGCCGAGTTCCGCCGGGTCAACTTCGTCCGGGAGTTCCCGCACCGCACCACGTTCGGGTTCCTGCTGGACTCCGGTGACTACGACAAGTGCCTGGACCTGGGCCTGGAGAAGATCGACTACTACGGCTTCCTCGAGCGCCAGAAGCAGGCTCGCAGCCAGGGCCGCCTCCTGGGCATCGGCATCTCGACGATGTCGGAGCCGCTGGGCGCCGGCAACTCCCGTGAGTACGACATCATCGGCATCAAGATGTTCGACTCCGCCGAGCTGCGGGTTCACCCCTCCGGCAAGGCCGTCCTGAAGATCGGTTCCAAGACGCAGGGTCAGGGCCACGAGACCACCTTCGCTCAGATCGTGACCCACGAGCTGGGGATCCCGGCGGACGACATCCTGGTCCAGCACGGCGACACCGACAACACGCCGTTCGGCATGGGCACCTACGCCTCCCGGTCCACCCCGACCGCCGGCGCCGCCACTGCCATGGTCTCCCGCAAGGTGCGGGCCAAGGCCAAGAAGCTCGCCGCCCACCTCCTCGAGGTATCCGAGGAAGACGTGGAGTGGGAGCTCGGGCGCTTCTACGTGCGCTCCGCCCCCAACCGCGGCGTCACCATCCAGGACTGCGCCTTCGCGGCCTACACCAACATGCCCGACGGCCTCGAGCCCGGCCTGGAGAACAACGCGTACTACGACCCGCCCAACATGACCTGGCCGTTCGACGTGTACATCACCACGGTCGAGGTCGACCCCGACACCGGGGAGTGGGATGTCCTCAAGTTCATCGGCGTTGACGACTGCGGCGTCCGCATCAACCCGATGATCGTGGAGGCGCAGCTGCACGGCGGTCTCGCCGAGGCGTTCGCCATGGCGTACCACCAGATGATCACGTTCGACTCCCAGGGCAACTGCATCGGGGCCAACTACATGGACTACATGATCCCGACCGCCTGGGAGACCCCGCACTTCGAGCTGTACGAGGTCGTCACCCCGTCGCCTCACCACCCGATCGGGTGCAAGGGCATCGGGGAGTGCGGCTGCGTGGGTGGCCCCGCCGCCTTCGTGAACGCCGTGGTCGACGCCATCGCCCACCTCGGGGTCCGCAACATCGACATGCCGTGCCTGTCGAGCCGTGTGTGGGAAGCCATGCACTACAAGCACGACGTGCCTGGCACCCCGCCGCTGCCCGGCACCTAA
- a CDS encoding XdhC family protein, whose protein sequence is MSSEIADVLEAIETLAGRGEKMALATIVAVRGSTYRRPGARLLVPESGDMVGNISGGCLEGDVQEVARRVMGNGKATMVDFDLTADDEAVWGWGLGCNGAVELFVEPAEKAVEVTADLRRALSEERDLAVVTVIDAGTAEGVEHGGRILVHPDGRSERSLGSTAADEAAVVAAAEALATGASIKRPIAIGDATFTAFVEVLEPSPRLLVCGAGHDAIPVVRFAAQLGWRPIVVDDRDRFLTKDRFPEAEGFVPLSRPEEAASVTGADHRTFVLVMSHNYLRDKDYIRSYLGTAVAYIGSLGPRKRLDSVLTDLAKEGVQPSEADLAKIYAPSGLDIGAEGPEEVAWAIMSEVIAVRSGRSAGFLRDRPGHIHDRSSELTTDLDGTPSAARVGAS, encoded by the coding sequence ATGAGCAGCGAAATCGCCGACGTCCTGGAAGCCATCGAGACCCTCGCCGGTCGGGGGGAGAAGATGGCACTCGCCACCATCGTGGCCGTCCGGGGATCCACCTACCGGCGCCCGGGTGCCCGCCTGCTGGTGCCGGAGTCCGGCGACATGGTGGGCAACATCTCAGGCGGCTGCCTGGAAGGCGATGTGCAGGAGGTGGCCCGCCGGGTGATGGGCAATGGCAAGGCCACCATGGTGGACTTCGATCTCACCGCCGACGACGAGGCGGTCTGGGGCTGGGGTCTCGGCTGCAACGGTGCCGTCGAGCTCTTTGTCGAGCCGGCCGAGAAGGCGGTCGAGGTGACCGCCGACCTGCGCCGGGCGCTCAGTGAGGAACGGGATCTGGCCGTGGTCACCGTCATCGATGCCGGCACCGCCGAAGGGGTCGAGCACGGGGGCCGGATCCTCGTCCACCCCGACGGGCGGAGCGAGCGCTCGCTGGGCAGCACCGCCGCCGACGAGGCCGCCGTGGTGGCCGCCGCCGAGGCGCTGGCCACCGGCGCCTCGATCAAGCGCCCGATCGCCATCGGCGACGCCACGTTCACCGCCTTCGTCGAGGTGTTGGAGCCCAGCCCCCGCCTGCTGGTGTGTGGCGCCGGCCACGACGCCATCCCGGTGGTGCGCTTCGCCGCCCAGCTCGGCTGGCGGCCCATCGTCGTGGACGACCGCGACCGCTTCCTCACCAAGGACCGCTTCCCCGAGGCGGAAGGCTTCGTGCCTCTGAGCCGGCCGGAGGAGGCCGCCTCGGTCACGGGCGCCGATCACCGCACCTTCGTCCTGGTGATGAGCCACAACTACCTTCGGGACAAGGACTACATCCGCTCCTACCTGGGCACCGCTGTCGCCTACATCGGGTCGCTCGGGCCCCGCAAGCGCTTGGACAGCGTGCTGACCGACCTCGCCAAGGAAGGCGTCCAGCCCTCCGAGGCCGACCTCGCCAAGATCTATGCCCCATCCGGCCTCGACATCGGGGCCGAGGGCCCTGAGGAGGTGGCGTGGGCAATCATGTCGGAGGTGATCGCCGTGCGCTCGGGCCGCTCCGCCGGGTTCCTCCGGGACCGGCCGGGCCACATCCACGACCGCAGCTCCGAGCTCACCACGGACCTCGACGGCACCCCCAGCGCCGCCCGCGTCGGCGCCTCCTGA
- the ilvA gene encoding threonine ammonia-lyase: MPSHARTDEWTGLISLDAVHEAAARLADICLPTPVWPSRILSRMAGGSTLLKCENLQRTGSFKIRGAYNRIARLSGEQRARGVVAASAGNHAQGVALAAALLGVRSTVFMPAGAPLPKVEATKKYGADVVLHGAVYDESHEQALAFAEEHGAVLVHPFDHPDVIAGQATVALEILEQTPDVRTIVVPIGGGGLISGIAAAAKALRPDIRIVGAEPAGAATLRRCLDEGRVVTLPEVSTIADGLAAKRGGDLTFEYVRRLVDDVVLVTEEEIAQALLLMTERARLLLEPAAAVGVAAAMTQRSTLTFPAVVVASGGNIDPMLLLRVIRFGMTAAGRYFAFRTKLHDRPGELERLAAAVAGVGVNVVGIEHRREGILHSVLGDVEVTIQVELRGPEHVEQLTARLHEAGYEVDPL; this comes from the coding sequence ATGCCATCGCACGCCCGCACCGACGAGTGGACCGGACTCATCTCCCTAGACGCCGTGCACGAGGCGGCCGCCCGGCTGGCCGACATCTGCCTACCGACGCCGGTCTGGCCGTCACGGATCCTCTCGAGGATGGCTGGAGGCTCGACCCTGCTCAAATGCGAGAATCTCCAGCGAACCGGGTCCTTCAAGATACGAGGAGCCTACAACCGGATCGCCCGGCTTTCCGGCGAGCAGCGCGCCCGGGGTGTGGTGGCCGCCAGCGCCGGGAACCACGCCCAGGGCGTCGCCCTGGCGGCCGCGCTCCTGGGCGTGCGCTCCACGGTGTTCATGCCGGCCGGGGCGCCGCTGCCCAAGGTGGAGGCCACGAAGAAGTACGGGGCGGACGTGGTGCTGCACGGGGCGGTCTACGACGAATCCCATGAGCAAGCCCTCGCCTTCGCCGAGGAGCACGGCGCGGTCCTGGTGCATCCCTTCGACCACCCCGACGTGATCGCCGGGCAGGCCACCGTCGCCCTCGAGATCCTGGAGCAGACGCCGGATGTCCGCACGATCGTGGTACCGATCGGCGGCGGCGGGCTGATCTCCGGCATCGCCGCCGCGGCCAAGGCCCTGCGCCCGGACATCCGGATCGTGGGCGCCGAGCCGGCGGGCGCCGCCACCCTGCGCCGCTGCCTGGACGAGGGCCGGGTGGTCACCCTGCCCGAGGTCTCCACGATCGCCGACGGGCTGGCCGCCAAGCGGGGGGGGGACCTCACCTTCGAGTACGTGCGCCGCCTGGTGGACGACGTTGTGCTGGTCACCGAAGAGGAGATCGCCCAGGCCCTCCTGCTCATGACCGAGCGGGCGCGGCTGTTGTTGGAGCCGGCCGCGGCGGTCGGCGTGGCGGCGGCGATGACCCAGCGCTCGACGCTCACCTTCCCGGCGGTGGTGGTCGCCTCGGGGGGCAACATCGACCCGATGCTGCTGTTGCGGGTGATCCGCTTCGGCATGACCGCCGCCGGGCGCTACTTCGCCTTCCGCACCAAGCTGCACGACCGGCCGGGCGAGTTGGAGCGCCTGGCTGCCGCCGTCGCCGGGGTGGGGGTCAACGTGGTGGGCATCGAGCACCGGCGGGAGGGCATCCTGCACTCGGTCCTGGGCGATGTCGAGGTGACCATCCAGGTCGAGCTGCGCGGGCCCGAGCACGTGGAGCAGCTGACCGCCCGCCTCCACGAAGCCGGCTACGAGGTGGACCCGCTGTAG
- a CDS encoding XdhC family protein, producing MMAEDLLELRQELSRRGEPFALATVVWRRAPSSAQPGNQAIVTAAGKVRGWLSGACSEAVVIRESRKAIESGEARVVLLGSPEELKAREGDGISLVPMQCQSEGAIELFVQPVLPKPHLVVIGRTPLVGTLTRMANTLGWRTVVVDDKGDPEAHPEAGRVVTTLDLELAGVNEGSLVVVATQGQYDELAVDKALASPAAYIGLIASRKRGKSVMEWLSDVGYSPEQLTRMKAPAGLDLGSLRHDEIAVGVLAELVQFVAANRALVTFAHTAPPDAEMAPDAEMAPAERVAELGEAVDPVCEMLVDIATARFTTEHDGQTFYFCCPACKKKFEKDPASYLAVPA from the coding sequence ATGATGGCTGAGGATCTTCTCGAGTTGCGCCAGGAGTTGTCCCGACGGGGCGAGCCCTTCGCTCTGGCCACCGTGGTGTGGCGTCGGGCCCCCTCCTCGGCACAGCCGGGCAACCAGGCCATCGTCACCGCCGCCGGCAAGGTCCGCGGCTGGTTGTCCGGGGCGTGCTCCGAGGCAGTGGTCATCCGGGAGTCCCGGAAGGCCATCGAGTCCGGTGAGGCCCGGGTGGTACTCCTCGGCTCTCCCGAGGAGCTGAAGGCCCGGGAGGGCGACGGCATCAGCCTCGTCCCCATGCAGTGCCAGAGCGAGGGGGCCATCGAGCTGTTCGTGCAGCCGGTGCTGCCCAAGCCGCACCTCGTGGTCATCGGCCGCACGCCCCTGGTGGGGACCCTGACCCGGATGGCCAACACCCTGGGTTGGCGCACCGTCGTGGTGGATGACAAGGGTGACCCCGAGGCCCACCCGGAGGCGGGCCGTGTGGTCACCACCCTGGATCTGGAACTCGCCGGAGTCAACGAAGGCTCGCTGGTGGTAGTGGCCACACAAGGCCAGTACGACGAGCTGGCCGTCGACAAGGCCCTGGCGTCACCGGCGGCATACATCGGTCTGATCGCCTCCCGCAAGCGGGGCAAGTCGGTGATGGAGTGGCTGAGCGACGTGGGCTACAGCCCAGAGCAGCTCACCCGGATGAAGGCGCCCGCCGGGCTGGACCTCGGCAGCCTGCGCCATGACGAGATCGCGGTCGGTGTGCTGGCCGAGCTGGTGCAGTTCGTGGCCGCCAACCGTGCGCTGGTCACCTTTGCCCATACGGCGCCGCCCGACGCCGAGATGGCGCCCGACGCCGAGATGGCGCCCGCAGAGCGGGTCGCCGAGCTGGGCGAGGCGGTGGACCCCGTGTGCGAGATGCTCGTGGACATCGCCACCGCCCGCTTCACGACGGAGCACGACGGGCAGACCTTCTACTTCTGCTGCCCGGCATGCAAGAAGAAGTTTGAAAAAGACCCTGCCAGCTACCTTGCCGTCCCGGCGTAG